Below is a window of Polyangiaceae bacterium DNA.
CCAAGGACCTCTTGAGCGAACGCGGCTCCATCGCCGTCGACGAGCGCACCAACGTGATGATTGTCCGCGACGTCGCCGGCAACCTGAACCAGATCGAGGAGCTGACGCGCTCCCTGGACACGCAGACCCCGCAGGTGCTGGTCGAGGCGCGCATCGTGGAGGCCACGAGCCGCTACCTACGCGACGTCGGCATCCAGTGGGGCGGTGACGCCTCCTTCAGCGGTGCAACCGGCAACCCGACCGGGCTGGCCTTCCCGAACTCGGTGGGCGTCGTCGGTGGCGCCAGCGACGCGAACACCCCGACCGCGGGTCTCTCGCCCTTCAGCAACACCGTCGCGAACCCGAACTTCGCCGTCAACCTCCCGGCCACGGTCGGTACCGGTCAAGGCGGCGCGATCGGGCTCTCGTTCGGCTCCATCGACAACACCATCAACCTGGCGGTGCGCCTCTCGGCGGCGGAGTCGAGCGGCATGCTCAGAATCCTGTCCAGCCCGCGCATCTTGACGCTGGACAACCAGCAGGCGCGCATCTCGCAGGGCACGTTGATCCCGTTCAGCCAGATCAGCGCGCAGGGCGTGCAGACGACCTTCCAGGAGGCCAAGCTCCAGCTGCTCGTCAAGCCGCACGTGACCGCTGACGGCAGCATCAGCATGAAGGTCAAGATCAACCGCGACGAGCCCGACTTCAACCAGACCTCGGCCCGTGGCGATCCGACCATCTTGAAGCGCGAGGCCGAGACCAGCCTCTTGGTCATGGACGGCCACACCGCGGTGATCGGCGGCATCTTCACCCGCAACACCGGCCGCAATCTCGATCAGGTGCCGTTCTTCGGCGACATCCCGCTGCTCGGCCTCTTGTTCCAGCGCCGCCGCGCCAGCGACACGCGTGGCGAGCTGGTGATCTTCCTCACGCCTCGCATCGTGAACCGCGCGGAAGCTCTGGGTCGCTGAGAGCGGGACAATTTCCAGGCCTGTCGAGCGTTCCGGCTCCGGGTGGGCGCATCCGCGCCGGTCTGTTACACTGACCCTCGGAGGTGACATGCGGATCCTGGCAGCTCTGTTCCTGGGCGGGTTGGCGGCGATGGCGGCCTGCGGGTCCGACACCGGCGGCACGGTCGGCAACAACCCCGGGACCGGCGGCGGCGCTGGCGATGCCGCGGTCGGCGGCACGGGCGGCGGCGGCACCGGGGGCACCACGCTCACCTGCATCGTAGGCAGCGGCCAGTGCAACGGGCTCATCCCGCAGACCTGCCAGATTGGCGGGATCTGGGCGAACGACCCCGAGTGCCCCTACGCCTGCTCGTCCGGCGCGTGCTTCGGCTCGTGCAAGCCCGGCACGACCCAGTGCAAGTACGGCAAGGCGCAGACCTGCGGGACCAACGCCGAGTGGGACCCCGCCACCCCGTGCGAGTTCGGCTGCGAGAACGGCGCCTGCCGCACCGGCTGCCTAGCCGGCGAGTTCAACTGCTACGGCAACGAGATCCAGCAGTGCGACCCGGGACCGCCCTCGAAGTGGGTGCCCAAGCCGGGGGCGACGGCCTGCGCGGCGGCGTCGGGCATGAAGTGCGACAAGGCGACCGGCGCGTGCGTCGCCGTGCCCACGGTGGGCACCACCACGCCCACCGGCAAGTACTACCAGTTCGCCACCTTCAAGACCGGGGAGACGGCGTTCCTGGGCGGCTACGACGTCACCAGCCACGGCGACTACGTCTACGTGAACCGCACCTCGCAGAACCTGGATGTGTACAAGATCACGCTCCTGGACAGCGACGGAGATGGCGAGCTCGAGGCGAACCAGCACCCGGACAACCCGGACAACCCGGGGCCGGTGGAGCAGCGCACCATCGAGCTGGTGAAGACCTACACCAAGGCCGCCGATCAGGTCCCGCTCGGCCCGGCCAGCCAGGCGTCGCTCTACGCGATGGACAACGACAAGATCTTCATGCTCGGGCCCACGCACAACGGCATCATCTCGGAGTACGTGTTCGCCTCGAAGGGCGTCAGCGTGCCGGTGCAGCCCGCGGCGACCACGCCGTACATGTCCTTCCTGGGCTATGGAAAGGCCGAGGCGCTGTGGTACTCCGGCAACGAAGGCGCGCGGCGCGTCTACTCGTACCACGAGCCCACCAAGGCCTGGGTCGCGGAGTTCGGCTATCCCAACCTGGCCGGCAGCCACATGGACGGCCTCGACGCGGTCGTGTCGCCCAAGACCGGCGAGCAGTACGTCTACGTCTCCGACATGACCTCGGACTTCATCGGCCAGTACCGGCGCGATGAGGTCCAGGGCTGGGTGCAGGAACACCTGTTCGAGTACAACGACGCGACCTCGTCAGCGATCGAGGGCTTCGGCTTCGGCACGCTGAACCACTTCTGGGGCACTGGCGGGCAGTACCTGTACGAGCTCGGCGGCGGCGACATCCAGAAGGATCTCGAGCCCTGCGCCAACGGCAAGCCCGCCTGCGGGGCGAACCTGCCGGAGTGCCCCGCCGGGCAGTACTGCAAGTCTGGGTGCTGCGCGAAGGGCGTGCGTTAGGCGCTCACGGCAGCTCGGTACAAACGGACACCGAGGAGTAGTCTCGCCCTTGCCGGGCCTCCGCCACGTAGTGGCGCTGGTTCGCCTCGCAGGAGACCTGCGTGTCGAAGCACTCCCAGTGCGGCTCGCGGTGGAGCTCGTAGGTCGTGCAGAACGCGGTCTTCGGCCGCGCGCAGGCGGGCTCCGGAGCGAAGCCCGTGCTGTCGGGTGGGCCGGGCAGGCCTCGGCACGCGCGGTCGCAGCGTCCGGTCCAGCACTGCCACCCGGCGCCCTTCGGGACGCGCTCGTCGCGGAACGGGCCGGTGGGGCGCCGGCAGGCGGAGAGCAGCGCGAGCGCGCCGAGCAGAACGAAGAGCCGGGAAGGTGCCACGCTCAGCCCGGCGAGAGCCGCTCCGCCAGGTACCTGAGCGCCAAAGGGTAGCGGTACTCGATGGCCTTGTGGGTTGCGTCGAAGAGCTCGAAGAAGAAGTCTTTCACGCCGGCAGCCTCCAGCTCGCGCTTGAACGCGAGGGCGCCGAGGTCCAGGTAGAACTCGTCGCTCTTGCCGGCGTCCACATAGACGGCGCGCATCGAGCGGAGCGCGTCGACGTGCTGCTTGGCCAGCCGCACCGGGTCCCACTCGAGCCAGCGCGCCCAGATCTCGGGGACCAGCTCGCCCGTGGTGGTGTCGTAGGGTAGGCGCACGGTGCCGTCGGCGTCCGCCGAGTAGCAGGCGGCCATGCACCAGTCGTTCAGGAGCGCGCCCTCTTCCGGTTTCGCCAGAGCGGGGCCCTCGTAGAGCTTCTGCCAGAACAGGTCGAAGGAGCCCTGGTAGCGGTCCCTGAGCAGCCGCACGGACTCCCGGAAGGCGGGTAGGTAGCAGGTCTCGAACAGCGCGTCGCCCGCGTGGGTGGCAAGGCCGCCGAAGACGTCGGGGCGGAGCATGGGTACGACCATGGCGCCGTAGCCGCCGCTCGACTTGCCGGTGAGGCCGCGGTGGTTGCGATCCGGCAGCGTGCGGTAGCGCGCGTCCACGAACGGCACGACCTCGTCGCACAGGTAGCTCATGTAGGAGCCGGTGCCTGGGGAGTCCACGAACTGGCTGCCGCCGTAGCGCGTCCAGCAGTCCACGAACACGACCACGGCCGGCGGAGTGCTGCCGTCGGAGAACAGGCGGTCCACCAGCTCGGGCACGCTGGGCCGGAACGGCATTCGGTTCTTCCACATGTCGATCTGCCCGGTGAGCCCCTGGATCAGGTACAGGCTCGGGTAGCGGCGCGAGGCGTCCGCGTCGTAGCCGGGCGGCGTGTAGACCCAGACAGGACGCCGGTGCGGGTCGCCCAGGGGGTTGCCTCTGAGCAGGCTGCTCTCGAGCTCGAGCTCGTCGATGCGACCAGCGAATTCGCGGGACCAGGGGTGCATGCTGGGCACTTGCCACGGCTGGCGCCGAGCGTCAGCCCCGTGCTCTGATTCGGGGATGGCGAGTCCGTTCGAGCTGTCCGAACGCTACGTCGAGGAGAGCGCCGACCTCGACCCGCTGCACGCGACGTCGTTGGGCTTGCCCGGGCGCGACCACCTGTGGGGCGACGCGCTCGGGCTCGAGGGGCAAGCGGCTCGGATGGACCTGGTGCGACGCTACCGCGCGGCCTTCGCCGAGCACGCCGCGCACCCCGACGACAAGGAGCGACTCGCCGCTCGCGTGATGCTCGGCGCGCTGGACGAGGAGCTCGCGGCGGACGCGGCCGGGGAGCACTTCCGCGATCTGTCGCACCTGGCCTCGAGCTTCCAGCGCATCCGCTCGACCTTCGATCTGATGAAGACGGAGTCGGAGGAAGACTGGCGGGCGGTTTGCGCGCGCCTGGAGGGCATCGCCGCGCCGTACGCCCAACTCCGCCAGCGGCTCAGCGTGGGCCGCGAGCGTGGGCACCACGTCGCGGCGCGCCAGGTCGCGTCCGTGGCTCGGCAGGCGCGCCGGCTCGCCGCGGCGGACTCGGCCTTCGATCGGCTGGCGGCGGAGGGGGCGCGCGCGCACCCGGCGCTGGCGTCGCGGCTGGCGGAGGGCGTCGCCCGCGCGAAGGCCGCGGTGACGGAGTTTGCCGAGCACCTGGAGCGTGACGTGCTGCCGTCGGCGCCGGAGAGCGACGGCGTCGGCGCCGAGCGCTACCGCCCCGCGCTCGACCGGGCCATGGGCCTCGACGTCGATCCGCGCGAGGCCTACGCCTGGGGCTGGGAGGAGCTCCGGCGCCTGCTCTCGGAGATGCGCCGCGCCGCCGAGCAGATCGCGCCCGGCGCCTCCCTCGAGGAGGTCACGCGCCTGCTCGAGACCGACCCGGCGCGCTCGGCGTCGTCGCCCGAGGCGTTCCTCGACTTCGTTGCCGCGCGGCTCAGCGAGGCACGCGAGCGCCTGTCCGGCGTGCACTTCGACGTGGACCCGCGCATCGTCCCGCTGAGCGTCGAGCTGGCGCCCGTCGGCTCGCCTCTCGGCGCGTATTACCAGCCGCCCTCCGAGGACTTCTCCCGCCCCGGCGGCATCCGCTACGCCATCGGCGAGCAGGCGACGTTCCCGCTCTACCACCAGGTCTCGACGGCGTACCACGAGGGCTTCCCCGGTCATCACCTTCAGATCGGCACCGCCATGACCCGAGCCGATCGGCTGTGCCGCGCGCACCGCCTGACGGTCTGGTACTCTGGCTACGGCGAGGGCTGGGCCATGTACACCGAGCGCCTGATGGGCGAGCTCGGCTACTTCGAGAAGCCCGACTACGAGCTGGGCATGCTGGCCAAGCAACTCTACCGTGCGGCGCGCGTGGTCGTGGACATCGGGCTTCACCTGGGGCTCGAGCTGGATCGCGACTCGCCGTTCGAGCCGGGAGCGCCCTGGACCTACGAGCGAGCCATCGAATTCATGCGGCTCTACGGGCACCGCACGCCGGCGCAGGCGGAGAGCGAGGTCATGCGCTACCTGGGCTGGCCCGGGCAGGCCCCCACCTACAAGCTGGGCGAGCGCGAGATCGCCAAGCTTCGCGACGAGGCTTGGGCGCGTTTCGGCGAGCGCATGACCCTCAAGGAGTTCCACGAGCGCGTGATCGGAAACGGCGCGATGCGCCTGGATCTGCTGCGGGAGCTGGTGCTGGCCTGACGACTCCGGTGGAGACGATCGTCGGACCGCTCGCTGCCGGGAAGATCTGCGCGCGCTGGCAAGCCCGCGATCTCCTCGATATGCTCGACGCGTGCAGGTCGCCCAGGGGCTCCCTTGGCTGGCGCCAATCGTGGCGGGGGTCGGTCTCTGTCTGATCACGGCAGCCGGCGCCGCCGCCGCCTGGCATGACGCTCGGCCCGTTCGGGTGATCACCAGCGCGCCGCGTGCCTCGCTCGCGGCCCCGGTGCCGACGCCCGCCGTGTACCGGGGCCGGCTCTTCGCGAAGAACGCGCGCGCCACGCCGCGCGGCACGCGGGGATCGGTGGTGTGGTGGTGGGTCGGCAGTACGTACCGCGGCAAGAGCCGCACGGCTTGCAGCAAGCTCGAGAGCGGGGACTTGGTGCTGAAGGAGGGCGCGCACCAGGCCTTCGTGGACATGTTCGATGACCTTCGCGGGCCTGCACTCGTCGCGGACGGGCGCAGCGAGCCGCTCCGCCCGCTCACCATCGACTTGGGCCCGATCCCGCTCCACGAGGGAGACCTTCCATCTGCCGCGCCCTGCCAGAGCTCGGAGTATCAGGAGCGGGTGCTCGCCGACGGAGCCGAGGTCGAGATCCTCGGCTGTCATTCGGACGGCGAGCTCCGGCGGTGCCCCGGTGAGCTCTCCGGCGTGCTCGGCGTTCCGAGCGTGGCCAAGCACGCCTTTCGCCGGAGCCAGGAGGCTCGACCAGTGGTGCGGGTCGCCGCGGCGCTCGGGATGCTGAGCCTGATTGGGCTCTCCCTCTGGGCTCGCCGGTTGGCCGCGCAGCGGCTTTCCACCGAGCTTCGCCAGGAGCTCGACGCGTGACCCGCGGGAAGGAGGAGGTGCCCTGATGGAGCTCTTCGAGCCGGCGATTTTCGTGGTACTGGTGCTCTTTGGCTTCGTGGAGCTCGGTTCCGCGTTCGCGGCGGCCCGCGTGCCGCTGCGCATCCTGGGGCTGCCGCAGAAGAAGGCGGGCGAGCTCGCGGAGGGGAGCGCTCGTGTCGAAGGCGAGCTCGTGGCGGTGTCGGCAATGCCGACTACGCTGGACGGCGTCCCGGCGGTCGCCATCGACTCGCGGCTGCTCCGAGCCAACACCTGGCACGGCTGGCGTTCGGCGCAGGTCTGGGCGGACGTGGCGGTCGCGGACTCGACGGGCCGGTGTGCCGTCGACCTCGACGGTGTGATCATGCTGGGCGAGGGCACGCGCCGCACGGTTCCGGCCGAGGCCGTCGCTACCCATTGCCCCACGCTCTGGCAGAAGTGCAACGACAGTGAGCGGGCTCGGGCCCAGCTCCACATCGAGCAGCGGTTTCTGCGTGCCGGAGGCGGCTTCGTCGCGGGCGAAGTGGCGCCCGGTCGTCGCGCCGCGGGCCAGGGCTACCGCGACGGCCCGCGCCAGGAGCTCGTCATCGGGAGCGGCGTGAGTCTGCCCCTCGTGGTCGCGAGCTCCGGCAAGGGCGCGGTCATGCGCCACCTGCTCGGCCCGGCGTTTCTTCACGCGGCGACCGGGCTGCTCGCGTTCTTCCTCGCCGCGTGCGTGCTCGCCGTCGATCGCTTCATCAACTTCGTAGCCGGCGTCGAAGGCTTCTGGCTCTGAAGCAGCAGTCCGGGAGCCTCCCCGGCCGGCCCGCCGAGCGCGGAGCCGGGGGACGTCGCCAGGTGAGCCGTCCCGGACACCGGCACGCCGTCGGTCGGCGTCGTCGCTGCGGTTGCCTCGAGGAACACGCTGGCCCTCTTCCAAACGGCGCGATGCGCCTGCTGCGGGAGCTGGTGCTGGCCTGAGGGTACCCCTTCCGTTCGAGCGGCAGCGTCCTATCCTCCGTGCGTGGGAAGCGTCGAGCTCGAGCCGCTGGAGAGCGATCGCGTTGCGGCCCGGGTCGCGGCTGCCACGGTCCTCGGTATCGACGGGTCGCGGCTGCGGGTGCGGGAGCTGTGGCGCGACGCACCCACGGTGACGACCTTCCTACGCCACTACGGCTGCCTGTTCTGTCACGAGATGGTCGCCGAGGTCATCCGCGCAACGCCGGAGCTGATCGAGCGGGGCGCGCGGGTGGTCCTGGTCGGGAACGGCTCGGTGGAGCAAGCCCATCGCTTCTTCACCGCCAAGGGTCTGCCGCGGGAGGGCTGCACGGTCGTCACCGACCCGGAGCGGTCGTCGTATCAGGCGGCCGAGCTCGAACGCGGCTTCGCGAAGACCTTCTTGAACGCTGGCAGCCAGCGCGCGTTCCGTCGCGCGCGGCAAGACGGGCACGGCATTTCCGGCTGGCTCGGCGACCTGACGCAGCTCGGCGGCACGCTGGTGACGCGGCCGCCGGCCCGCTTGGAGTACTTCCACCGCTCGGATTTCGCGGGGGACCACCCGGACATGTCGCAGGTCGCGCGCGCGGTGGACGCCGCGGTGCGCGCGCACGGCACTCTCGCCAGCTTCAGCGCCGGCTCAGGGTGACGCCGGCGCCTCGGTGAAGGGGGGCGCGAGCGCCAGCGTTCGCCTGGCGATCCCATCCCCGAGTGGCCGTCGCCTCTGCTCTCACGAGTACTGCTGGAGGGCGCGGCGCCTTTGCGGGCGACCCTCGGCGATGAGATAGTGGACGCATGCGACGGACGGCCACGCTCGGCTTCGCCGCGCTGCTCCTCGCGTTGCTGGCATGTGACTCCGACGGGATGCACGGTGGCCCGAACGGCGACGCGACGCGCTTCTGCCAGGAATCCCTCGGTCGCATCGACGCGGGCCCGACCCAGCTCGCCGAAGCCTGCAAGAGCTGCTGCACCCAAGAAGTACGGTACGAAGGCCGGATCGACGACGGCAAGTGCGTCTGCCATTGAGAGACGACCATTCGCGCAGCAGCTGCGTCGACCCTCGGCAACGCGTGGACCTTTCGCGCGCGGGCGCGCCGTGGATGCGCAACGGAGAGATGTCGCAATCTTTGCCGTCGCGCTCGGGTTGACCGTCCCGGAGCGGAGGCCCACTAGTCAAGCGGCGCTACGCGCCGAGAGTAGGAAGCCTGGACGGACGGTCCGGAGCGACGGCGCGTGCAAGGAGAAGTCCCCATGGCACTTCGCACCCCGTTCGGGCTGGTCTTGGCGTCCTCGATTCTCGCTCTGTCGTGCTCGAGCAGCAGCACGAGCGACGGAGGAGGAGGCACGGGCGGGGCGGGAGGCCTCTCGGTTCCGGAGGGTCCTCCGGGCAGCGTGGGCAATCACTGCAACCCCGGCGCCGTGTGCGATCCGCAGCTGTCCTGCAACCAATACGACTACTGCCAACCGAGCCTCAGCAACCTGCCCTCGGAGGTCAAACAGGCCGTGCCTCCCCCTGACAGCGTGAAAGTGCCCGCCAACAGCCCGATCTTGCTGTTCACGACGGGGACCTTCGCGAACGTGGGCTTCAAGCTGGAGAGCCACACCGAGGACGGCAAGACCGACCTGTCGAGCGCGCTGACCGTCACGAAGCTCAGCAGCTCCAAAGCGAAAGACATCTTCGTACTGACGCTGAAACAGGCCATGCCGATGGGAGCCAGCATGGTGCTGACTCTCGACGGCGACATCGCCGGCAATCTGACGTTCAACGTCGACCACCAGGTGGCGCCCGGCGCGGACGATCACCTGGGGATCGAGGCGATCGGCGACGAGGGCTGCCCCTACGAGCCGCTCCCGGATGGCTGGCGAGGCTTCGGCGACGCCGCGCGCATCGGAGCGACCGGCAGCTTGGTCCCCAGCCAAGGCTCCAAGATGCTGGCGCTGAGCAGCGGCGAAGCGCTGTGCGGCGAGGCCTTCGGCGGTACGACTTCGGTGGTCGTCAGCGGTCCCATCACGATCGGCGACGCGCCCGGCGTCAGCTTCGACTACAACTTCCAGTCCAGCGAGTTCGACGACTACTGTGACAGCGAATACGACGACACCTTCCTGGCCGTCCTGAGCGGACCCGGCGGAGCGGTCGCCCAGATCGTCAACTCGGTGAACAAAGTGTGCGCCGGCGGACAGCAACAGCCCGGAACCTTCCCGGGCCAGCCCGACGGCGGCGACGCCGACTACAAGGAAACGGGCAAGCTCCCCTTCACGCTGACCGGAACGGTCGGCAGCCCTGCCCACCTCACCTTCGTGGTCACGGACGTGGGCGACGCCATCCTGTCCACGGTGGTGGGGATCGACGACATCGTCGTCGGGCCGTGATCTGGCCGAAAAGTCAGTACCGGGAGCGCGCTCGTAGCGCGCCGAACGCCGGCCTTGCCGACTCAGGACCCAGGCCCACGCTCAACGTGAGAGCGCCTGCAAGTGCGCTTCGAGCTTGTCCATCGTGGTGTTGCCGATCTCGACGGCGCCGAACGCGACAGTGGCATCGCGGCGTGCCTTGCTCGGGTGGAGCTGGCGCAGCGTGACGACGGTCTTGCCGTTGCTCTGCGCGTCGAAGGTGACGGTCACGCGGAACTTGTTCGGATCGTCATCGGTGTCGTCGCCGTGATCGAACACGAGCAGCTCGGGCGCCTTCATCTGCAGAAAGGTCATGCGGTTCGGGTAGCGCGTGCCGTCGGGCGCGAACATGTCGAACCGCCACATGCCGCCGACGCGCATGTCGATGGTGTGCGTGGTGCAGCTGAAACCCTTCGGGCTGAACCAACGCTGGATGTGCTCCGGATCGGTCCACGCGCGGTACACGAGCTCGCGCGGCGCGTCGAACACGCGACTGAGTACGGTCTCGCGATCGAGGGACCAGGTGGGTTCAGCGTCTCGTGCGTCGGTCACGGCGGTTCTCCTTCGTGGTCGAGTGCGTGTTCGTTCCGTTTGCTCGAGCCTTCATCTGCTCGAGGTAAGCGTCGAGGCGGTCGAACCGCTGTTCCCACGCGCGCTTGGTGTGCTCGGCCCACCGCGAGACCTCTGCGAGTGCCTCGCCGCGCAGCCGGCACGGCCGGCGCTGGGCGTCGCGACCCCGCTCGATCAGCCCCGCCCGCTCGAGCACCTTCAGGTGGCGCGAGATCGCGGGCAGGCTGACGTCGAACGGCTCGGCGAGCTCGAGCACCGTGGCCTCACCGCTCGCGAGCCGCGCTACGATCGCGCGCCGCGTCGGGTCGGCCAGCGCCGCAAACGTGGCGTCGAGCTCGGCGGAGCTGGGGAGGCGCGCATTCATTGGTTTTGCCCGGTACTTCGAGGGTGGAACGATTATTTAACCGATGTGTTAAATAAAGTCAAGGGCCCGGGTGTTCGGGCTTGCGCCAGCGCGAGCTCCCAGCACGGAGAAGCGGTGGTTAGACCTTCCCGATGCGGTCCAGCGTCGAACGAAGCACGGGGAGAACAGCGAGGTCCTTTGGCCGTCCTGCCTTCTCCTTGATCTCGATCAGGCGGCGCAGGGACAGCACCCTCAGCGGCATGCCGTCGATGTCGATCGTGACCGCGTCCGGGAGCAGATCCGAATACTCGAGCCCTTCATCGAGCGTGCCGAGGACGTCCAGATCGCCGAGCGCGGTCTCGAGGAGCTTGTGCCCCCGCGATTCGAGGTGGGACGCGTTCGGCGGGATCCGCCGCGGATCACCGCGAAAGACAGCGCGGAGCTCCGCGAGCGCCGTGCTGAGGCGCTCGATGTTGTCGGGCACGCGCGAGTAGAGGATGTCCAGGTCGAGCGTGATGACGGGCGCGCCCTGCATCACGCCCGCAGTCATCCCCACGACGATGAGGTCCACGCGATGACGATGGAGCGTCCGCAACAAGGCGACCGAGTCAGTCGCGGTACGC
It encodes the following:
- a CDS encoding enterochelin esterase; amino-acid sequence: MHPWSREFAGRIDELELESSLLRGNPLGDPHRRPVWVYTPPGYDADASRRYPSLYLIQGLTGQIDMWKNRMPFRPSVPELVDRLFSDGSTPPAVVVFVDCWTRYGGSQFVDSPGTGSYMSYLCDEVVPFVDARYRTLPDRNHRGLTGKSSGGYGAMVVPMLRPDVFGGLATHAGDALFETCYLPAFRESVRLLRDRYQGSFDLFWQKLYEGPALAKPEEGALLNDWCMAACYSADADGTVRLPYDTTTGELVPEIWARWLEWDPVRLAKQHVDALRSMRAVYVDAGKSDEFYLDLGALAFKRELEAAGVKDFFFELFDATHKAIEYRYPLALRYLAERLSPG
- a CDS encoding DUF885 domain-containing protein, with amino-acid sequence MASPFELSERYVEESADLDPLHATSLGLPGRDHLWGDALGLEGQAARMDLVRRYRAAFAEHAAHPDDKERLAARVMLGALDEELAADAAGEHFRDLSHLASSFQRIRSTFDLMKTESEEDWRAVCARLEGIAAPYAQLRQRLSVGRERGHHVAARQVASVARQARRLAAADSAFDRLAAEGARAHPALASRLAEGVARAKAAVTEFAEHLERDVLPSAPESDGVGAERYRPALDRAMGLDVDPREAYAWGWEELRRLLSEMRRAAEQIAPGASLEEVTRLLETDPARSASSPEAFLDFVAARLSEARERLSGVHFDVDPRIVPLSVELAPVGSPLGAYYQPPSEDFSRPGGIRYAIGEQATFPLYHQVSTAYHEGFPGHHLQIGTAMTRADRLCRAHRLTVWYSGYGEGWAMYTERLMGELGYFEKPDYELGMLAKQLYRAARVVVDIGLHLGLELDRDSPFEPGAPWTYERAIEFMRLYGHRTPAQAESEVMRYLGWPGQAPTYKLGEREIAKLRDEAWARFGERMTLKEFHERVIGNGAMRLDLLRELVLA
- a CDS encoding AhpC/TSA family protein gives rise to the protein MGSVELEPLESDRVAARVAAATVLGIDGSRLRVRELWRDAPTVTTFLRHYGCLFCHEMVAEVIRATPELIERGARVVLVGNGSVEQAHRFFTAKGLPREGCTVVTDPERSSYQAAELERGFAKTFLNAGSQRAFRRARQDGHGISGWLGDLTQLGGTLVTRPPARLEYFHRSDFAGDHPDMSQVARAVDAAVRAHGTLASFSAGSG
- a CDS encoding SRPBCC domain-containing protein, yielding MTDARDAEPTWSLDRETVLSRVFDAPRELVYRAWTDPEHIQRWFSPKGFSCTTHTIDMRVGGMWRFDMFAPDGTRYPNRMTFLQMKAPELLVFDHGDDTDDDPNKFRVTVTFDAQSNGKTVVTLRQLHPSKARRDATVAFGAVEIGNTTMDKLEAHLQALSR
- a CDS encoding winged helix-turn-helix transcriptional regulator, whose product is MNARLPSSAELDATFAALADPTRRAIVARLASGEATVLELAEPFDVSLPAISRHLKVLERAGLIERGRDAQRRPCRLRGEALAEVSRWAEHTKRAWEQRFDRLDAYLEQMKARANGTNTHSTTKENRRDRRTRR